A part of Hydrogenobacter sp. T-8 genomic DNA contains:
- a CDS encoding SCO family protein gives MRVIVLLFLFWVFTFGTPQPKNTPSMFDATIMQIEEEKYLGNKVADVEFTREDGKRQKLYDLIKGKPTALILAYFTCDSACPLIVKSALEATKGLGKDANLLVLSFDKEDTLEDIKRFKAQLGVENPKWTFGIMKEDQIQKLTQSLGYRFFYSRQDRVFVHPNVVIFIAPDGKIVRYLYGISPKERDFRIALAEAETFRITKNTIVDVAYMVCYRYDPNTGKYGLNPAIIFAFGGAMLASLTLLHAIVRKKKEVKT, from the coding sequence ATGAGGGTTATAGTCCTTCTTTTCCTGTTTTGGGTCTTTACCTTTGGCACACCCCAACCTAAGAATACTCCAAGTATGTTTGATGCAACTATAATGCAGATAGAAGAAGAGAAGTATCTCGGAAACAAGGTTGCGGATGTGGAGTTTACAAGGGAAGATGGAAAAAGACAAAAGCTCTATGACCTCATAAAGGGTAAGCCCACAGCTCTGATACTTGCCTACTTTACCTGCGATTCCGCCTGCCCTCTCATAGTCAAGTCCGCCCTTGAAGCTACCAAGGGACTTGGAAAAGATGCGAACCTTCTGGTGCTTTCCTTTGATAAGGAAGACACTCTTGAAGATATAAAGAGGTTCAAGGCTCAGCTTGGTGTAGAAAATCCAAAATGGACCTTTGGTATAATGAAGGAGGACCAAATTCAAAAACTCACCCAATCCTTGGGTTATAGGTTTTTCTATTCTCGTCAGGATAGGGTCTTTGTTCATCCTAATGTGGTGATATTCATAGCTCCAGATGGGAAGATAGTTAGGTATCTTTATGGCATATCTCCAAAAGAAAGGGACTTTCGTATTGCCCTTGCAGAGGCTGAAACCTTTAGGATAACGAAAAACACCATAGTGGATGTTGCCTATATGGTGTGCTACAGGTATGACCCAAACACGGGAAAGTATGGACTTAACCCAGCCATAATCTTTGCCTTTGGTGGGGCTATGCTTGCAAGCCTCACCTTGCTCCATGCCATAGTAAGAAAGAAAAAGGAGGTTAAAACATGA
- a CDS encoding cytochrome c oxidase subunit I, with protein sequence MAVAHVPPAGTWYGATLKEWVFTTDHKKIGMLYFITSLIFFIVAGLFGLIIRFEQSAPGIQLPGLFGQEGTDLYNYILTGHGAVMLLWWAVNVWMGGFANFLVPLMIGARDVAFPRLNAFSYWSFFGASLLVLLTLIPGNWIKMLWTGYAPYSMNDNAGPTSLYVLIVLLYGISSTGGSVNMITTIVSMRAKGIGWTKLNLFVHAIMAASLIQLFGVPSLMGSVILLFTDKYLGTNFYNPMLGGDPLLYQHLLWFYSHPVVYVMILPAFGVFSEVISTMSRKPIFGYISMALAIYAIAFVGFETWVHHMFVSGVPDWLRVLFSYTTLFVGVPTGIKIFNWVATLHKASIRYNTPMLFTFGGILMFLIGGLTGIPNAMVSIDLGISDSLFIVGHFHYVLGMALTFGAFSGIYYWYPKVTGRMYSEGLGKLSFWLMLIGANIMFFFQMYMGMVHGMPRRYPDYPPIPEWVQLMQIQTVGALIMTVAILLSLINWIKSLGGPKAEENPWKSPSLEWSMTTTPVGPNNFKKYPVEVPDDWHPYAYYKGYHTHI encoded by the coding sequence ATGGCAGTAGCACATGTGCCACCAGCGGGAACGTGGTACGGTGCCACTCTCAAAGAGTGGGTCTTTACCACCGACCACAAAAAGATAGGTATGCTTTACTTTATTACTTCCCTTATCTTCTTCATAGTAGCGGGGCTTTTTGGTCTTATCATAAGGTTTGAGCAAAGCGCTCCGGGCATTCAGCTACCCGGTTTGTTTGGACAAGAAGGCACAGACCTGTATAACTATATCCTCACAGGTCATGGAGCTGTAATGCTTCTTTGGTGGGCTGTGAATGTCTGGATGGGCGGTTTTGCTAACTTTTTAGTCCCTCTTATGATAGGTGCAAGAGACGTTGCCTTCCCAAGGCTTAATGCCTTCAGCTACTGGTCCTTCTTTGGTGCAAGCCTTTTGGTTTTGCTTACCCTTATACCGGGCAACTGGATTAAGATGCTCTGGACTGGTTATGCACCCTACTCCATGAACGACAACGCAGGACCAACTTCTCTTTATGTCCTTATAGTTCTTCTTTATGGCATATCTTCTACAGGTGGCTCTGTTAACATGATAACCACCATAGTGAGCATGAGAGCAAAGGGTATAGGTTGGACAAAGCTCAACCTCTTTGTGCATGCCATAATGGCAGCAAGTCTTATACAGCTCTTTGGTGTGCCATCTCTCATGGGTAGTGTCATACTTCTCTTTACCGATAAGTATCTTGGCACAAACTTCTACAATCCTATGCTTGGTGGAGACCCACTACTTTACCAGCATCTTCTATGGTTCTACTCCCACCCAGTTGTTTATGTGATGATACTTCCTGCCTTTGGGGTGTTTTCTGAAGTTATTTCCACAATGTCAAGAAAGCCAATTTTTGGATACATATCCATGGCTCTCGCCATATACGCCATAGCCTTCGTAGGCTTTGAGACATGGGTTCACCACATGTTTGTTTCCGGCGTGCCAGACTGGCTAAGGGTTCTCTTCTCTTACACAACTCTTTTTGTGGGTGTTCCTACGGGTATAAAGATATTCAACTGGGTTGCTACGTTGCATAAAGCTTCCATAAGGTATAACACACCCATGCTCTTTACTTTTGGTGGTATTCTCATGTTCCTAATAGGTGGTCTCACAGGTATTCCAAACGCCATGGTCTCCATAGACCTCGGTATATCTGATTCTCTGTTTATAGTAGGGCACTTCCACTATGTGCTTGGCATGGCTCTTACCTTTGGAGCTTTCAGCGGAATATACTACTGGTATCCAAAGGTTACTGGAAGGATGTATTCAGAGGGTCTTGGAAAGCTCAGCTTCTGGCTCATGCTCATAGGTGCCAATATAATGTTCTTCTTCCAAATGTATATGGGAATGGTTCATGGAATGCCAAGGAGATATCCTGACTATCCACCTATTCCAGAATGGGTTCAGCTCATGCAAATACAGACTGTCGGTGCTCTCATAATGACAGTGGCTATACTCCTATCTCTTATTAACTGGATAAAGAGCCTTGGTGGTCCAAAGGCAGAGGAAAACCCATGGAAGTCTCCATCCCTTGAGTGGAGCATGACAACCACACCGGTAGGACCTAATAACTTTAAAAAGTATCCAGTGGAAGTTCCTGACGACTGGCACCCCTATGCTTACTACAAGGGATACCATACGCATATTTAA
- a CDS encoding carbon starvation CstA family protein: protein MTWKDRLILLGFSVLGAFAFGVLALSRGEPVGAVWLLIATFCAYIIGYRYYSYFIAYKAFQIDDNNPTPAHRFYNGLDYVPTNKWVLFGHHFASISGAGPLVGPVLAAQMGYMPGTLWILLGAVLAGTVQDMVVLTISMRKGGKSLGQIAKEELGKVGGLITLLVIYSILIILLAVLGLVVIKALAESPWATFSVFMTIPIAMLMGIYMWHIRPGAVLQSFIFGVVALLISLYVGRLVAQHETLAKLFTLSEAQLAIALMVYGFFASVLPVWLLLAPRDYLSTFLKLGTIILIAIAVAIANPQIKMPAFTQYAFTGYGPVWKGDLFPFLFITIACGAVSGFHALISSGTSPKMLDKESHVRLVGYGGMLGESFVAIMALIAAVSMEPGLYFAINSPASEIGKTVQEAAQKISSWGFYITPEYLEEIARKIEEPTILSRTGGAPALAIGMALIFTKITGEALLAFWYHFAILFEAVFILTTIDTGTRVGRYILQDLLSGISSTFRDYRNLWVNVLTSGITVAGWGYFLYVGVIDPYGGIKTLWPLFGISNQLLATTALVVATIYMVNSGKLKYAWITGLPAIFLTVNTISAGLIRVFHPDKAIGFLAQAEFLKKAISLGKLPATIPSIDIAYRVIFNNYVNAFMAILYVSLVLCVIAIALYRVFVVVKKPS from the coding sequence ATGACATGGAAGGATAGGCTAATTTTACTTGGGTTTTCTGTATTGGGTGCTTTTGCTTTTGGGGTGCTTGCCCTCTCAAGGGGTGAGCCTGTGGGTGCAGTGTGGCTTCTGATAGCAACGTTCTGCGCTTACATTATAGGCTACAGATATTACTCTTACTTCATAGCTTACAAGGCCTTTCAAATAGATGACAACAACCCCACGCCCGCCCATAGGTTCTACAACGGTCTTGATTATGTGCCTACCAACAAGTGGGTGCTCTTTGGTCATCATTTTGCCTCCATATCGGGTGCAGGTCCTCTTGTGGGTCCTGTGCTGGCAGCACAGATGGGATACATGCCAGGGACTCTTTGGATACTTCTTGGTGCGGTTCTGGCTGGCACAGTTCAAGATATGGTGGTGCTAACCATTTCCATGCGTAAGGGTGGGAAGAGCTTGGGTCAAATTGCAAAGGAAGAGCTGGGAAAGGTGGGTGGGCTTATAACCCTCTTGGTCATATACAGCATCCTTATCATACTTCTTGCGGTTCTTGGTCTTGTGGTTATAAAGGCATTGGCAGAAAGCCCATGGGCAACCTTTTCCGTTTTCATGACCATACCCATTGCCATGCTTATGGGCATTTATATGTGGCATATAAGACCTGGTGCGGTGCTACAGTCCTTTATCTTTGGCGTGGTGGCACTCTTGATAAGTCTCTATGTAGGCAGGCTTGTAGCACAACACGAAACCCTTGCCAAGCTCTTTACACTCTCTGAAGCCCAGCTTGCTATAGCCTTGATGGTCTATGGCTTTTTTGCCTCCGTTTTACCTGTTTGGCTCTTGCTTGCACCAAGAGATTACCTTAGCACCTTTTTAAAGCTGGGAACTATTATCCTTATTGCCATTGCAGTGGCGATAGCAAACCCACAGATAAAGATGCCTGCCTTTACGCAGTATGCCTTTACCGGCTACGGTCCCGTTTGGAAAGGAGACCTCTTTCCCTTTCTCTTTATAACCATTGCATGCGGTGCGGTATCTGGCTTTCATGCACTTATATCTTCTGGAACATCACCTAAGATGCTTGACAAAGAAAGCCATGTAAGACTTGTAGGCTATGGGGGCATGCTGGGCGAGTCCTTTGTGGCTATCATGGCACTCATCGCTGCTGTTTCTATGGAGCCAGGTCTCTACTTTGCCATAAACAGCCCAGCCTCAGAGATAGGCAAAACGGTTCAAGAAGCAGCGCAGAAGATATCCAGCTGGGGCTTTTATATAACACCCGAATACCTTGAAGAGATAGCGAGAAAAATTGAAGAGCCCACCATTCTTTCAAGAACTGGTGGAGCACCAGCCCTTGCTATAGGCATGGCTCTTATATTCACAAAGATAACAGGCGAAGCCCTGCTTGCCTTCTGGTATCACTTTGCCATACTCTTTGAAGCGGTTTTCATCCTCACTACCATAGACACAGGAACAAGAGTGGGCAGGTATATTCTTCAAGACCTGCTTTCTGGAATATCTTCTACCTTTAGGGACTACAGAAACCTCTGGGTAAATGTGCTTACCAGTGGTATAACGGTAGCAGGCTGGGGATACTTTCTCTATGTGGGAGTTATTGACCCTTATGGAGGCATAAAAACCCTCTGGCCCCTCTTTGGCATATCCAACCAGCTTTTGGCAACCACCGCCCTAGTTGTCGCAACCATTTATATGGTAAACAGCGGAAAACTAAAATACGCATGGATAACTGGTCTTCCTGCAATTTTCCTTACGGTAAACACTATAAGTGCTGGTCTTATAAGAGTTTTTCACCCAGATAAGGCAATAGGCTTTCTGGCTCAGGCAGAGTTTTTAAAGAAAGCTATAAGTTTGGGTAAACTACCTGCGACTATTCCAAGTATAGATATAGCTTATAGAGTTATCTTTAACAACTATGTAAACGCCTTTATGGCAATTTTGTATGTCTCCCTCGTGCTATGTGTCATAGCCATAGCCTTGTATAGGGTCTTTGTTGTTGTAAAGAAGCCAAGTTAA
- the bioD gene encoding dethiobiotin synthase, producing MRSLLITATDTGVGKTFISYNLVYTLRERGIRVGYLKPIETDVRDVPADGSLLASITGQSLEEVVPVRFRLPLSPYAGIMEEGGDFSLEALKEHFEGLLKKYEFLLVEGAGGVAVPIKKDYNYARLAQDWGLKTLLVARAGLGTINHSFLSWYYMKSMGVEPIAIVMNGFEGDDISERTNPQIVEELTGLRVIKVPKIQGILLPAEYRSLLAKLVGF from the coding sequence GTGAGAAGCCTTCTCATAACTGCTACAGATACGGGCGTTGGCAAGACCTTTATAAGCTATAATCTAGTCTACACCCTCAGGGAAAGGGGCATAAGGGTGGGTTATCTAAAGCCCATTGAGACGGATGTTAGGGATGTGCCTGCGGACGGTAGCCTTTTGGCTTCTATCACAGGGCAGTCCCTTGAGGAAGTTGTGCCTGTGAGGTTTAGACTACCTCTTTCCCCCTATGCGGGCATAATGGAGGAGGGTGGGGATTTCTCCCTTGAGGCTCTGAAAGAGCATTTTGAGGGGCTTTTGAAAAAATACGAGTTTTTGTTGGTAGAGGGAGCGGGCGGTGTAGCGGTGCCCATAAAAAAGGACTACAACTACGCAAGGCTCGCTCAGGATTGGGGGCTTAAAACCCTGCTGGTGGCAAGAGCAGGGCTTGGAACCATAAACCATAGCTTTCTAAGTTGGTATTACATGAAGTCTATGGGTGTAGAGCCTATAGCTATAGTGATGAATGGCTTTGAAGGAGATGATATCTCCGAAAGGACAAACCCCCAGATAGTGGAAGAGTTAACAGGTTTGAGAGTGATAAAGGTTCCAAAAATACAAGGAATTTTACTGCCTGCGGAATACAGGTCCTTACTTGCTAAGCTTGTCGGGTTCTAA
- the carA gene encoding glutamine-hydrolyzing carbamoyl-phosphate synthase small subunit: MKRAILALEDGSYFVGYSFGAEGEAAGEVVFNTSMTGYQEILTDPSYKGQIVVMTYTQMGNYGVNYEDVESSGIQANGLVIRELSPLYSNWRAVKGLHEYLAESGVVGIWGIDTRALVKRIRERGALRGVISTLESEPARLVEKARSLPDISELNLVEEVATREVYYWKEGDWDLKRGYIYRESVKPLIMVVDYGVKRNILRRLTQEGARVVVVPPYHVEKIMEEIKPDALFLSNGPGDPQRVVEGIRLVRKYMEKLPILGICLGHQIIGLALGGKTYKLKFGHHGGNHPVKDLRDGHIEITAQNHNFAVDPDTLREVEITHINLLDETLEGFRHKHLPIFCVQYHPEASPGPHDSKGIFKEFIGLAMSHAEPQKQ; this comes from the coding sequence ATGAAAAGAGCCATACTCGCCCTTGAAGATGGAAGCTACTTTGTAGGATACTCCTTTGGTGCAGAGGGAGAAGCCGCAGGAGAGGTAGTTTTTAACACCTCCATGACAGGATATCAGGAGATCCTTACAGACCCCTCCTATAAGGGGCAAATTGTAGTTATGACCTACACGCAGATGGGAAACTACGGCGTAAACTATGAAGATGTAGAATCCTCGGGAATTCAGGCAAACGGTTTAGTCATAAGGGAGCTATCACCCCTATATAGCAACTGGAGGGCGGTAAAGGGTTTACATGAATACCTTGCGGAGAGCGGGGTGGTGGGAATATGGGGCATTGACACAAGGGCCCTCGTCAAAAGGATAAGGGAAAGGGGAGCTCTCAGAGGGGTTATATCCACTTTGGAAAGCGAACCTGCAAGACTGGTGGAAAAGGCAAGGAGCTTACCCGACATATCGGAGCTAAACCTTGTTGAAGAGGTGGCAACAAGGGAGGTTTACTACTGGAAAGAGGGAGATTGGGACCTAAAGAGGGGCTACATATACAGAGAAAGCGTCAAACCTCTTATTATGGTGGTGGACTACGGCGTAAAGAGGAACATACTTCGCAGGCTTACCCAGGAAGGTGCAAGGGTTGTGGTGGTTCCACCCTACCATGTGGAGAAAATAATGGAAGAGATAAAGCCGGATGCCCTTTTTCTGTCCAACGGACCTGGAGACCCTCAGAGAGTGGTAGAAGGTATAAGGCTCGTGAGAAAATACATGGAAAAACTTCCTATACTGGGCATATGTCTTGGGCATCAAATAATAGGTCTTGCCTTAGGAGGAAAAACCTACAAGCTCAAGTTTGGACATCACGGTGGAAACCATCCGGTAAAGGACCTAAGAGACGGGCATATAGAGATAACCGCACAAAACCACAACTTTGCGGTAGACCCAGATACTCTAAGGGAGGTGGAAATAACTCATATAAACCTTCTTGACGAAACCCTTGAGGGCTTTAGGCACAAACACCTACCCATCTTCTGTGTCCAGTATCATCCCGAGGCATCGCCAGGACCTCACGACTCTAAGGGCATATTCAAGGAGTTTATAGGTCTTGCCATGAGTCATGCAGAACCTCAGAAGCAGTAG
- the coxB gene encoding cytochrome c oxidase subunit II, which translates to MKNLLSLLLLVGTAMAKEDILAYPRAYWENSVTVWFWVAVAIYIIVAVPSIYFMVKYRYRPKENEEGAHIEGNTAIEIVWTVIPTIIVLFLGTYSFANFVKQRNAPEGALEIKVTAFMWGWEFEYPNGKKVYTFFNQVADPEKNIYLMPEKIDDSAKAYIPAGKPIKVYCTSRDVIHSFFVHEARVTEDCVPGRITKLWFQFNKPGEYWVFCREYCGTWHSRMASVLKVVSEDEFNKWLGGQEAQQTAPANEPAQPVQQ; encoded by the coding sequence ATGAAAAACCTCTTGAGCCTGCTTTTGTTGGTAGGAACAGCCATGGCAAAAGAGGACATACTTGCCTACCCAAGAGCCTACTGGGAAAACTCTGTAACTGTATGGTTCTGGGTGGCGGTAGCCATATACATCATAGTCGCTGTGCCTTCTATCTACTTCATGGTCAAATACCGCTACAGACCAAAAGAAAACGAAGAAGGTGCTCACATTGAGGGAAACACCGCAATAGAGATAGTCTGGACCGTCATACCTACCATAATAGTCCTCTTTCTAGGAACCTACTCTTTTGCTAACTTTGTAAAGCAGAGAAATGCTCCCGAGGGTGCATTAGAGATAAAGGTTACCGCCTTCATGTGGGGTTGGGAGTTTGAGTATCCAAACGGTAAGAAGGTCTACACCTTTTTCAATCAAGTAGCCGACCCCGAGAAGAACATATACCTGATGCCAGAAAAGATTGACGATTCCGCAAAAGCATACATACCTGCAGGCAAGCCTATTAAGGTATATTGCACCTCAAGGGATGTAATACACTCCTTTTTTGTCCACGAGGCAAGGGTCACAGAGGACTGTGTTCCTGGAAGGATTACAAAGCTTTGGTTCCAGTTCAACAAGCCCGGTGAATACTGGGTTTTCTGCAGAGAATACTGCGGAACATGGCACTCAAGGATGGCAAGCGTCCTAAAGGTTGTATCTGAGGATGAATTCAACAAGTGGCTGGGAGGGCAAGAAGCCCAGCAAACAGCTCCTGCAAATGAGCCGGCTCAGCCGGTTCAACAATAA
- a CDS encoding peptidoglycan D,D-transpeptidase FtsI family protein, producing the protein MQNLRSSSAKIFLISFLIFLGFSIVTVRIAYIQLIGKEGYVDKVVEKFPKASVVKLSTPRGSIKDRRGNELAISIPTLSVYSFPHLVQNKEELVQRISALPEVKEKELIERLNSDKKFVWLVRHIDKVYMPYLRGVIRDTNNDRAVGLQEEYKRLYPHGNLASNLLGFVGKDGEGLEGLEYLLNKDLSGKEIKGVFYLGRLAVNPLSEDISSKDVQLTIDLGVQTILEDIRDKIVKQWNPDRVGIMLMDAETGDILGMANYPTFDPNQYQKFPASHRRNFVVTDLFEPGSVMKPFFIGQALQKGYVRPGMWIDTEGGRTEVFGRFVKDVKPSGRLTLEQVLIKSSNVGTIKVARFLSKKDVEELMQKIHMTDRFNLLPGEVKPKLPNFNYPANILYASIGQGIASNLLNLCVSFNALATNRIVKPRILLDDKPEVLRENIFSPQVSQWLQKNLTKVVEEGTAQRAKSDYFTIAGKTGTSQKFDFRTGRYSREELVTYFVGYFPASNPKFIAGIMVDRPRGPDPYGGTVAAPYFKELVERVAFYYRLEPDKLSK; encoded by the coding sequence ATGCAGAACCTCAGAAGCAGTAGCGCGAAAATATTTCTCATATCTTTTCTTATATTCTTAGGGTTTTCCATAGTAACTGTAAGGATCGCCTACATACAACTGATAGGAAAAGAAGGCTATGTGGACAAGGTGGTGGAAAAGTTTCCAAAGGCATCGGTGGTTAAACTTTCTACACCCAGAGGTTCAATAAAGGACAGAAGGGGAAATGAGCTTGCCATTAGCATACCTACCCTTTCTGTATACTCTTTCCCCCACCTTGTGCAAAACAAGGAGGAGCTTGTTCAACGTATCTCCGCATTGCCTGAAGTGAAGGAGAAAGAACTCATAGAGAGGCTCAATTCAGACAAGAAGTTTGTATGGCTCGTGAGGCATATAGACAAGGTTTATATGCCCTATCTGAGGGGAGTCATTAGGGATACAAACAATGACAGAGCGGTGGGACTGCAGGAAGAGTATAAAAGGCTCTATCCCCACGGCAATCTTGCCAGCAACCTTCTCGGTTTTGTGGGAAAGGATGGAGAGGGGCTTGAGGGTCTTGAATACCTCCTCAACAAGGACCTGAGTGGTAAGGAGATTAAGGGAGTCTTTTACTTGGGCAGGTTGGCAGTAAACCCGCTGTCTGAGGATATAAGCTCAAAGGATGTTCAGCTCACCATAGACCTTGGAGTGCAAACCATACTTGAGGATATAAGGGACAAGATAGTAAAACAGTGGAACCCAGACAGGGTGGGCATAATGCTCATGGACGCAGAGACTGGTGATATATTAGGTATGGCAAACTACCCAACCTTTGACCCCAACCAGTATCAAAAGTTTCCAGCCTCCCATAGGAGGAACTTTGTGGTAACAGACCTCTTTGAGCCTGGTTCTGTGATGAAGCCCTTTTTTATTGGACAAGCACTTCAGAAGGGTTATGTAAGACCGGGTATGTGGATAGACACAGAAGGCGGAAGAACAGAAGTTTTTGGCAGGTTTGTAAAGGATGTGAAACCTTCAGGAAGGCTTACCCTTGAACAGGTGCTGATAAAGTCTTCTAACGTGGGAACCATAAAGGTTGCCCGTTTCCTATCAAAGAAGGATGTGGAGGAGCTTATGCAAAAAATACACATGACAGACAGGTTCAATCTCCTTCCAGGGGAGGTAAAACCTAAACTTCCCAACTTTAATTATCCAGCCAACATTCTCTATGCCAGCATAGGACAGGGCATAGCTTCGAATCTTTTGAATCTGTGTGTGAGCTTTAATGCCTTAGCTACAAACAGAATAGTAAAGCCCAGAATACTGCTCGATGACAAGCCTGAGGTTTTGAGGGAAAATATATTCTCACCACAGGTTTCTCAATGGCTACAGAAAAACCTTACAAAGGTAGTTGAAGAAGGAACAGCTCAAAGGGCTAAATCGGATTACTTTACTATCGCGGGCAAAACTGGCACCTCTCAGAAGTTTGACTTCAGAACTGGAAGATACTCAAGGGAAGAGCTGGTCACTTACTTTGTGGGATACTTCCCCGCCAGCAACCCAAAGTTCATAGCGGGTATAATGGTGGACAGACCAAGAGGTCCTGACCCCTACGGAGGAACGGTGGCCGCACCCTATTTCAAAGAGCTTGTGGAAAGAGTAGCCTTTTATTACCGCTTAGAACCCGACAAGCTTAGCAAGTAA
- a CDS encoding dienelactone hydrolase family protein: MGRMISFKKNGVEVSGYLSEPEFGKGPMVFVFHEWWGLVDHIKDVCDRYAKEGFYAFGIDLYKGKTASDPENAGKLMQDLFQNRLSEAENMVRASIEYFREQDMGYVARVGEFMLGGTGFCCGGTCTWYFGAKFAEDFKALVPYYGLYSIVPIDFSKIKAPVLAIHAGKDAFIPLSEVVKAIEECNKHGIDAQFLIYSGVDHAFFNNTRPEVYHEEYANDVWEKTIAFFNKHLK; the protein is encoded by the coding sequence ATGGGAAGAATGATATCTTTTAAGAAAAACGGAGTGGAGGTCTCAGGCTATCTTTCCGAGCCAGAGTTTGGAAAGGGTCCTATGGTTTTTGTGTTTCACGAGTGGTGGGGGCTTGTGGACCACATTAAAGATGTGTGCGACAGGTATGCAAAGGAAGGCTTTTATGCCTTTGGTATTGACCTGTATAAGGGTAAAACTGCCAGCGACCCAGAAAATGCAGGCAAGCTCATGCAAGACCTTTTCCAAAACAGGCTCTCTGAGGCGGAGAATATGGTAAGGGCTTCCATTGAATACTTTAGGGAACAAGACATGGGTTATGTGGCGAGGGTGGGTGAGTTTATGCTTGGCGGAACTGGCTTTTGCTGTGGAGGTACGTGCACATGGTATTTTGGGGCAAAGTTTGCAGAAGACTTTAAGGCCCTTGTGCCATACTACGGTCTTTATTCCATAGTTCCCATAGACTTTTCAAAGATAAAAGCTCCAGTCCTTGCCATACACGCTGGCAAAGATGCCTTTATACCTCTCTCAGAGGTGGTAAAGGCTATAGAAGAGTGTAATAAACACGGAATAGATGCGCAGTTTTTAATCTATTCTGGTGTAGACCATGCCTTCTTCAACAACACAAGACCTGAAGTTTACCACGAAGAATACGCTAATGATGTGTGGGAGAAGACTATAGCCTTTTTCAATAAGCACCTTAAATGA
- a CDS encoding cytochrome c oxidase subunit 3, with translation MAHEGTHAAHHETSVWALPVGLSTFFLSLAAIAYFTWKLALLAVLSGGIGLALLAIGIAGWANEYFSKGHDEGLGFQGIVWFVFAEVVIFGTIFAGFWMARATHADVWVREWIPEGGMNLALVALLTLILWTSSYTIWKAEHSIEHGDLGGYRMWLLATMVLGAAFLVIHAWEWLHLWHKGFTISANMYGTGFYMLTGVHASHVLVGLFMQLILLINSGKALNKKTPARAASYYWHFVDLAWLLVAGTAYIVGSYGKF, from the coding sequence ATGGCGCACGAGGGAACCCATGCGGCGCACCACGAAACCAGCGTATGGGCACTGCCCGTAGGTTTATCAACCTTTTTTCTGTCCCTTGCTGCCATAGCCTATTTCACCTGGAAGCTTGCCCTTCTGGCGGTTTTGTCAGGTGGTATAGGTTTAGCCCTGTTGGCGATCGGTATCGCAGGCTGGGCTAATGAATACTTCTCGAAGGGTCATGACGAAGGGCTTGGCTTTCAAGGTATTGTGTGGTTTGTCTTTGCGGAAGTGGTTATATTCGGAACAATCTTTGCAGGCTTTTGGATGGCGAGGGCAACCCATGCGGATGTATGGGTTAGGGAATGGATACCAGAGGGGGGTATGAACCTAGCACTTGTAGCACTTCTCACTCTTATCCTCTGGACCTCCAGCTACACCATATGGAAGGCAGAGCATAGTATAGAGCATGGAGACCTTGGAGGCTACAGAATGTGGCTTTTGGCAACTATGGTTCTGGGTGCTGCCTTCTTGGTAATACACGCTTGGGAATGGCTACATCTTTGGCACAAGGGCTTTACCATAAGTGCAAACATGTATGGAACAGGCTTTTACATGCTCACAGGAGTTCACGCTTCTCACGTGCTTGTGGGTCTTTTTATGCAGCTGATACTTCTAATAAATAGTGGAAAGGCTCTTAACAAGAAGACGCCTGCAAGAGCGGCGAGCTATTACTGGCACTTTGTAGACCTTGCTTGGTTACTCGTGGCAGGCACTGCTTACATTGTAGGTTCTTATGGTAAGTTCTAA